One part of the Nomascus leucogenys isolate Asia unplaced genomic scaffold, Asia_NLE_v1 Super-Scaffold_3019, whole genome shotgun sequence genome encodes these proteins:
- the LOC100583914 gene encoding LOW QUALITY PROTEIN: protein arginine N-methyltransferase 1-like (The sequence of the model RefSeq protein was modified relative to this genomic sequence to represent the inferred CDS: inserted 2 bases in 2 codons; deleted 1 base in 1 codon), giving the protein MAAAEVVNCIMEVSCGQAESSEKPNVKGMMSKDYYFDSYAHFGNSMFHNRHLFKDKVVLDVGSDTSILCMFAAKAGXRKVIGIECSSSSDYAVKIVKANKLDHLVTIIKGKVEEVELPVEKVDIISKRMGNCLFYESMLNTVLYAXDKWRTPNSLIFPDRATLYVTATEDRQYKDYKIHWWENVYGFDISCIKDVAIKEPLVDVVDLKQLITNACLIKEVDIYTVKVEDLTFTSPFCLQVKQNDYVHAQVAYFNIEFTHCHKRTGFSTIPESLYTHWKQTVFYMEDYLTLKTGEEIVGTIGMRPNTRNNWDLDFTINLDFRGHLCDLSCSTDYRMR; this is encoded by the exons ATGGCGGCCGCCGAGGTCGTGAACTGCATCATGGAGGTGTCCTGTGGCCAGGCAGAAAGCAGCGAGAAGCCGAACGTCAAGGGCATGATGTCCAAAGATTACTACTTTGACTCCTACGCCCACTTCGGCAACTCCATGTTTCACAACCGGCACCTCTTTAAAGACAAGGTGGTGCTGGATGTGGGCTCGGACACAAGCATCCTCTGCATGTTCGCCGCCAAGGCCG CCCGCAAGGTCATCGGCATCGAGTGTTCCAGTAGCTCTGATTATGCGGTGAAGATTGTCAAAGCCAACAAGTTAGACCACTTGGTGACCATCATCAAGGGGAAGGTGGAGGAGGTAGAGCTCCCGGTGGAAAAGGTGGACATCATCAGCAAGCGGATGGGC AACTGCCTCTTCTACGAGTCCATGCTCAACACCGTGCTCTATG CGGACAAGTGGCGGACGCCCAATAGCCTCATCTTCCCAGACCGGGCCACACTGTATGTGACAGCCACCGAGGACCGGCAGTACAAAGACTACAAGATCCACTGGTGGGAGAACGTTTATGGCTTCGATATATCTTGTATCAAAGATGTGGCCATCAAGGAGCCCCTAGTGGATGTGGTGGACCTCAAACAGCTGATCACCAACGCCTGCCTCATAAAGGAGGTAGACATTTACACCGTCAAGGTGGAAGACCTGACCTTCACCTCCCCCTTCTGCCTGCAAGTGAAGCAGAATGACTACGTGCACGCCCAGGTGGCCTACTTCAACATCGAGTTTACGCACTGCCACAAGAGGACGGGCTTCTCCACCATACCCGAGTCCCTGTACACGCACTGGAAGCAGACGGTGTTCTACATGGAGGACTACCTAACCTTGAAGACGGGCGAGGAGATCGTCGGCACCATCGGCATGCGGCCCAACACCAGGAACAACTGGGACCTGGACTTCACCATCAACCTAGATTTCAGAGGCCATCTATGCGACCTGTCCTGCTCCACGGACTACAGGATGCGCTGA